From a single Candidatus Dependentiae bacterium genomic region:
- a CDS encoding LemA family protein: MILLAVLGIAGVVALWFITGYNSLIRLKALLDEGWSGIDVQLKRRYDLIPNLVAVVKQYGVHEKSIFEQVARYRSESINAQGVVQKGAAETELSGALRTLFAVVENYPELKANENFLSLQRDLNTIEEHLQLARRYYNGTARNYNSAREVFPTNIIAGFTGFGRAQYFEVVNLSEREAPKVTFD; this comes from the coding sequence AGCTGGGGTGGTAGCACTTTGGTTTATTACAGGGTACAATAGCCTGATCCGCTTAAAGGCACTGCTTGATGAGGGTTGGAGCGGTATTGATGTACAACTTAAACGTCGTTACGATCTTATTCCTAACTTGGTAGCAGTTGTTAAACAGTATGGAGTTCATGAAAAAAGTATATTTGAGCAAGTAGCTCGTTATAGATCTGAGTCTATAAATGCTCAAGGAGTAGTTCAAAAGGGTGCTGCCGAAACAGAGCTCAGTGGTGCATTGCGTACGCTATTTGCTGTTGTAGAGAATTATCCTGAACTTAAGGCCAATGAGAACTTTCTTTCTTTACAGCGAGACCTAAATACGATTGAGGAACACTTACAATTAGCTCGTAGATATTATAACGGAACGGCACGCAATTATAATAGTGCTCGTGAAGTATTTCCAACAAATATTATAGCGGGTTTTACTGGTTTTGGGCGAGCTCAATATTTTGAAGTAGTAAACTTATCAGAACGTGAAGCACCAAAAGTAACTTTTGACTAA